The Pseudomonas asiatica genome has a segment encoding these proteins:
- the ssuB gene encoding aliphatic sulfonates ABC transporter ATP-binding protein: MTVLKEQPPRLLRGIPLASSGLRKTFGQREVLKGIELHIPAGQFVAIVGRSGCGKSTLLRLLAGLDQPTAGQLLAGAAPLEQAREETRLMFQDARLLPWKKVIDNVGLGLSGDWRPRALEALESVGLADRANEWPAALSGGQKQRVALARALIHQPRLLLLDEPLGALDALTRIEMQQLIERLWRQHGFTVLLVTHDVSEAVAVADRVILIEDGEVGLDLTVDLARPRARGSHRLAALESEVLNRVLSAPGAAPEPDPVAPLPTQLRWAH; this comes from the coding sequence ATGACCGTACTCAAAGAACAGCCGCCACGCCTGCTGCGTGGCATCCCGCTGGCTTCCAGCGGCCTGCGCAAGACCTTTGGCCAGCGCGAGGTACTGAAGGGTATCGAGTTGCATATTCCTGCCGGCCAGTTCGTCGCCATCGTCGGCCGTAGTGGCTGCGGCAAGAGCACCTTGCTGCGCCTGCTGGCCGGTCTCGACCAGCCCACTGCAGGCCAGTTGCTGGCCGGTGCCGCGCCGCTGGAGCAGGCCCGCGAAGAAACCCGCCTGATGTTCCAGGACGCGCGCCTGCTGCCATGGAAGAAGGTGATCGACAACGTTGGCCTGGGCCTGTCTGGCGACTGGCGCCCGCGTGCGCTGGAAGCGTTGGAGTCGGTTGGCCTGGCCGACCGCGCCAATGAGTGGCCGGCGGCTCTGTCGGGTGGCCAGAAGCAGCGTGTGGCCCTGGCCCGGGCGCTGATTCACCAGCCGCGCCTGCTGCTGCTGGACGAGCCGCTCGGTGCGCTGGATGCATTGACCCGTATCGAGATGCAGCAACTGATCGAACGCCTGTGGCGTCAGCACGGCTTCACCGTGTTGCTGGTTACCCACGATGTCAGTGAGGCAGTCGCCGTGGCTGACCGGGTGATCCTGATCGAGGACGGCGAGGTCGGGCTCGACCTCACTGTCGACCTGGCACGGCCTCGGGCGCGTGGTTCGCACCGCCTGGCCGCGCTGGAAAGCGAAGTGCTCAACCGTGTTCTGTCGGCCCCGGGCGCTGCGCCCGAGCCGGATCCTGTAGCCCCTTTGCCCACGCAACTGCGTTGGGCGCACTGA
- a CDS encoding peroxiredoxin, with protein sequence MSLKLGDIAPDFEQDSSEGKIRFHEWLGNSWGVLFSHPADFTPVCTTELGLTAKLKDDFAKRGVKAIALSVDPVDSHHRWIDDINETQNTVVNFPIIADADRKVSDLYDLIHPNASDTLTVRSLFVIDPNKKVRLTITYPASTGRNFNEILRVIDSLQLTDNHKVATPGNWQDGDDVVIVPSLKDEEEIKQRFPKGYRAVKPYLRLTPQPNR encoded by the coding sequence ATGAGCCTAAAACTCGGCGATATCGCCCCCGATTTCGAACAGGATTCCAGCGAAGGCAAGATCCGCTTCCACGAGTGGCTGGGTAACAGCTGGGGGGTGCTGTTCTCCCACCCGGCCGACTTCACCCCGGTGTGCACCACCGAACTGGGCCTTACCGCCAAGCTGAAGGACGATTTCGCCAAACGCGGGGTCAAGGCCATCGCCCTGTCGGTGGACCCGGTCGATTCGCACCACCGCTGGATCGATGACATCAACGAAACCCAGAACACCGTGGTCAACTTCCCGATCATTGCCGACGCCGACCGCAAGGTGTCCGACCTGTACGACCTGATCCACCCGAACGCCAGCGACACCCTGACCGTGCGCTCGCTGTTCGTCATCGACCCGAACAAGAAGGTGCGCCTGACCATCACCTACCCGGCCAGTACCGGGCGCAACTTCAACGAAATCTTGCGGGTGATCGACTCGCTGCAGCTGACCGACAACCACAAGGTCGCCACACCAGGTAACTGGCAGGACGGTGACGACGTGGTAATCGTGCCCTCGCTGAAGGACGAGGAAGAGATCAAGCAGCGCTTCCCCAAAGGTTACCGGGCGGTCAAACCCTATCTGCGGCTGACCCCGCAGCCCAATCGTTAA
- a CDS encoding Tex family protein produces MDSINSRIAEELGVRPQQVEAAVGLLDEGSTVPFIARYRKEVTGSLDDTQLRHLEERLRYLRELDERRASILASIEEQGKLTPELAREIKLADTKTRLEDLYLPYKQKRRTKGQIALEAGLGELADGLFNNPDLAPESEAARFVNADKGVADVKAALEGAKYILMERFAEDAALLDKLRSFLKQESVLSARVVPGKEEEGAKFRDYFAHDELLRNAPSHRALAIFRGRNEGVLSASLKVGEELPGNLHPCELMIGNHVGIENRNRPADKWLGEVVRWTWKVKLYTHLETDLFGELRDNAEGEAINVFAHNLHDLLLAAPAGPRATLGFDPGLRTGCKIAVVDATGKLLDHTTVYPHAPKNDWDRTISIMAALCAKHSVELIAIGNGTASRESDKLVAELVKKYPALKITKIMVSEAGASVYSASELAAREFPDLDVSIRGAVSIARRLQDPLAELVKIDPKSIGVGQYQHDVSQLKLARGLDAVVEDCVNAVGVDVNTASVALLTRISGLNATLAQNIVAHRDANGPFATRAALKKVSRLGEKTFEQAAGFLRVMNGDNPLDASAVHPEAYPLVQRIAADTDRDIRSLIGDSSFLKRLDPKKFTDETFGLPTVTDILQELDKPGRDPRPEFKTATFQDGVEELKDLEPGMILEGVVTNVTNFGAFVDIGVHQDGLVHISALSEKFIKDPREAVKAGDVVKVKVMEVDIPRKRVGLSMRMSDTPGEKVDGNRGGNRGNGGNRQQQAPRQRETATAAPANNAMAALFANAKQLKKK; encoded by the coding sequence ATGGACAGCATCAACAGCCGTATCGCCGAGGAACTGGGCGTACGCCCCCAGCAGGTCGAGGCGGCCGTGGGCCTGTTGGACGAAGGCTCGACCGTGCCCTTCATCGCCCGCTACCGCAAGGAAGTGACCGGTAGCCTGGACGACACCCAGCTGCGCCATCTGGAAGAGCGCCTGCGCTACCTGCGCGAACTCGACGAGCGCCGCGCCAGCATCCTGGCCAGCATCGAGGAGCAGGGCAAGCTGACCCCGGAACTGGCCCGCGAGATCAAGCTGGCCGATACCAAGACCCGCCTCGAAGACCTGTACCTGCCGTACAAGCAAAAGCGCCGCACCAAGGGCCAGATCGCCCTGGAAGCCGGCCTCGGCGAGCTGGCCGACGGCCTGTTCAACAACCCAGACCTCGCCCCGGAAAGCGAAGCCGCACGCTTCGTCAACGCCGACAAGGGCGTGGCCGACGTCAAGGCCGCGCTGGAAGGCGCCAAGTACATCCTCATGGAGCGCTTCGCCGAAGACGCCGCCCTGCTCGACAAGCTGCGCAGCTTCCTCAAGCAGGAGTCGGTGCTCAGCGCCCGCGTCGTGCCTGGCAAGGAAGAAGAAGGCGCCAAGTTCCGCGACTACTTCGCCCATGACGAACTGCTGCGCAACGCTCCGTCGCACCGCGCCCTGGCAATTTTCCGCGGGCGTAACGAAGGCGTGCTGAGCGCCTCGCTGAAAGTCGGCGAAGAACTGCCCGGCAACCTGCACCCGTGCGAACTGATGATCGGCAACCACGTCGGCATCGAGAACCGCAACCGCCCGGCCGACAAGTGGCTGGGCGAAGTGGTGCGCTGGACCTGGAAGGTCAAGCTCTACACCCACCTGGAAACCGACCTGTTCGGCGAGCTGCGCGACAACGCCGAAGGCGAGGCGATCAATGTGTTCGCCCACAACCTGCACGACCTGCTGCTGGCCGCCCCGGCCGGCCCGCGTGCCACCCTGGGCTTCGACCCGGGCCTGCGCACCGGCTGCAAGATCGCCGTGGTCGATGCCACCGGCAAGCTGCTGGACCACACCACGGTCTACCCGCACGCGCCGAAGAACGATTGGGACCGCACCATTTCGATCATGGCTGCACTGTGCGCCAAGCACTCGGTGGAGCTGATCGCCATCGGCAACGGCACCGCCAGCCGCGAAAGCGACAAGCTGGTGGCAGAGCTGGTCAAGAAGTACCCGGCGCTGAAGATCACCAAGATCATGGTCTCCGAGGCTGGCGCTTCGGTGTATTCCGCATCGGAACTGGCCGCCCGCGAATTCCCGGACCTGGACGTGTCGATCCGTGGCGCCGTGTCGATTGCCCGCCGCCTGCAGGACCCGCTGGCCGAACTGGTGAAGATCGACCCGAAATCCATCGGTGTCGGCCAGTATCAGCACGACGTGTCCCAGCTGAAACTGGCGCGCGGCCTGGACGCCGTGGTCGAGGACTGCGTGAACGCCGTGGGCGTGGACGTCAACACCGCCTCGGTGGCACTGCTGACGCGCATCTCCGGCCTCAACGCCACGCTGGCGCAGAACATCGTCGCCCATCGCGATGCCAACGGCCCGTTCGCCACTCGTGCTGCGCTGAAAAAGGTCAGCCGCCTGGGTGAGAAAACCTTCGAACAGGCCGCCGGCTTCCTGCGCGTGATGAACGGTGACAACCCGCTGGACGCCTCCGCGGTTCACCCCGAGGCCTACCCACTGGTGCAGCGCATTGCCGCCGACACCGACCGCGACATCCGCTCGCTGATCGGTGACAGCAGCTTCCTCAAGCGCCTGGACCCGAAGAAATTCACCGATGAAACCTTCGGCCTGCCGACCGTCACCGACATCCTGCAGGAACTGGACAAGCCCGGCCGCGACCCACGCCCCGAGTTCAAGACCGCCACCTTCCAGGACGGCGTCGAGGAACTCAAGGACCTGGAACCGGGCATGATCCTCGAAGGCGTGGTGACCAACGTCACCAACTTCGGTGCCTTCGTCGACATCGGCGTGCACCAGGACGGCCTGGTGCACATCTCGGCGCTGTCGGAGAAGTTCATCAAGGACCCGCGTGAAGCGGTCAAGGCCGGCGACGTGGTCAAGGTCAAGGTCATGGAAGTGGACATCCCGCGCAAACGCGTCGGCCTGTCCATGCGCATGAGCGACACCCCGGGCGAGAAGGTAGACGGCAACCGCGGTGGTAACCGCGGCAATGGCGGCAACCGCCAGCAGCAGGCGCCGCGCCAGCGCGAAACCGCCACTGCGGCACCCGCCAACAACGCCATGGCCGCCCTGTTCGCCAACGCCAAGCAGCTGAAGAAGAAGTGA
- the gshA gene encoding glutamate--cysteine ligase, giving the protein MSDLLNRRLSLLGANLPLLKQCLHGIERECLRVTDEGRLAQTPHPQALGSALTNEQITTDYSESLLEFITPALPDPAKVLESLEETHRFVYSKLGDEYLWSPSMPCTLPAEEDIPIAEYGSSNIGKLKHVYRKGLALRYGRTMQCIAGIHYNFSLPEALWPLLRAAEGGSESDRDYQSSAYIALIRNFRRYSWLLMYLFGASPALDKGFLRGRPHQLEELDAETLYLPYATSLRMSDLGYQSNAQAGLTPCYNNLASYTDSLRKAVGTPYPPYVEVGTHVDGEWVQLNTNILQIENEYYSNIRPKRVTYTGERPIQALTSRGVQYVEVRCLDINPFLPVGIDLTEARFLDAFLLFCALEDSPQLDNGECGQCTNNFLTVVKEGRRPGLELHRNGQPIGLKAWASELIERIRPLADLLDQAQGGAEHGKALDAQQAKVDDASLTPSAQVLARMTEHDESFVKFSLRQSRIHAETFREQPLPVERQQAFETLARDSLAEQSRLEQQEVGDFDLFVGAYQASILAISN; this is encoded by the coding sequence TTGAGCGACCTCCTCAACCGCCGCCTGAGCCTGCTCGGCGCCAATCTCCCCCTGCTCAAGCAGTGCCTGCACGGTATTGAGCGCGAATGCCTGCGCGTGACCGACGAAGGTCGCCTGGCCCAGACCCCGCATCCGCAAGCACTGGGATCGGCGCTGACCAACGAGCAGATCACCACCGATTATTCCGAGTCGCTGCTGGAGTTCATCACCCCGGCCCTTCCCGACCCGGCCAAGGTGCTGGAAAGCCTCGAAGAGACCCACCGTTTCGTCTACAGCAAGCTGGGCGACGAATACCTGTGGAGCCCGTCGATGCCCTGCACGCTGCCGGCCGAGGAGGACATCCCGATCGCCGAGTACGGCAGCTCGAACATCGGCAAGCTCAAGCACGTCTACCGCAAGGGCCTGGCCCTGCGCTACGGCCGCACCATGCAGTGCATCGCCGGTATCCATTACAACTTCTCGCTGCCCGAAGCGCTGTGGCCGTTGCTGCGCGCCGCAGAAGGCGGCAGCGAGAGCGACCGCGACTACCAGTCGTCGGCCTATATCGCGCTGATCCGCAATTTCCGCCGCTACAGCTGGCTACTGATGTACCTGTTCGGCGCCTCGCCGGCCCTGGACAAAGGCTTTTTGCGTGGCCGCCCGCACCAGCTCGAAGAGCTGGACGCCGAAACCCTGTACCTGCCCTACGCCACCAGCCTGCGCATGAGCGACCTGGGCTACCAGAGCAACGCCCAGGCCGGCCTCACGCCGTGCTACAACAACCTGGCCAGCTACACCGACAGCCTGCGCAAGGCGGTGGGCACGCCCTACCCGCCTTACGTCGAAGTCGGCACGCACGTGGATGGCGAGTGGGTACAGCTGAATACCAACATCCTGCAGATCGAAAACGAGTACTACTCGAACATTCGCCCCAAGCGCGTCACCTACACCGGCGAGCGGCCGATCCAGGCCCTGACCTCGCGCGGCGTGCAGTACGTGGAAGTGCGTTGCCTGGACATCAACCCGTTCCTGCCGGTGGGCATCGACCTGACCGAGGCGCGCTTCCTCGACGCGTTCCTGCTGTTCTGCGCGCTGGAAGACAGCCCGCAACTGGACAATGGCGAATGCGGCCAGTGCACCAACAACTTCCTGACCGTGGTCAAGGAAGGCCGGCGCCCGGGCCTGGAACTGCACCGCAATGGCCAGCCGATCGGCCTGAAGGCCTGGGCCAGCGAGCTGATCGAGCGTATTCGGCCACTGGCCGATCTGCTCGACCAGGCGCAAGGCGGTGCAGAACACGGCAAGGCCCTGGATGCCCAGCAGGCCAAGGTCGACGACGCCTCGCTGACCCCGTCGGCCCAGGTACTGGCGCGCATGACCGAGCATGACGAAAGCTTCGTCAAGTTCTCCCTGCGCCAGAGCCGCATCCACGCCGAAACCTTCCGCGAACAGCCACTGCCGGTCGAGCGCCAGCAGGCCTTCGAAACCCTCGCCCGCGACTCGCTGGCCGAGCAGTCGCGCCTGGAACAGCAGGAAGTCGGCGACTTCGACCTGTTCGTCGGCGCCTACCAGGCCAGCATCCTGGCGATCAGCAACTGA
- a CDS encoding PaaI family thioesterase — translation MDVPREYVESAFSQLLGCRLQRLETGVAEVALALEPHLRNRGQKLHGGAIFSLVDIAMGLACSASHGFDQQSVTIECKINYMRAVSDGEVLCTARVLHAGRRTLVVDADVVQGDKLVAKAQGTFAVL, via the coding sequence ATGGATGTTCCACGCGAATACGTCGAAAGCGCCTTCAGCCAGCTCCTCGGCTGCCGCCTGCAACGCCTGGAAACAGGTGTTGCCGAGGTAGCCCTGGCGCTCGAACCGCACCTGCGCAACCGTGGCCAGAAGTTGCATGGCGGGGCGATCTTCAGCCTGGTGGACATCGCCATGGGCCTGGCCTGCTCGGCCAGCCATGGTTTTGACCAGCAAAGCGTCACCATCGAGTGCAAGATCAACTACATGCGCGCCGTCAGTGACGGCGAGGTCCTGTGCACCGCCCGTGTGCTGCACGCCGGGCGGCGCACCCTGGTGGTCGACGCCGACGTAGTTCAGGGCGACAAGCTGGTGGCGAAAGCGCAAGGAACCTTCGCGGTTCTCTAG
- a CDS encoding sulfonate ABC transporter substrate-binding protein, with protein MRTVFLRRGLVALFAAAVSFGAITQAQAESLRIGYQKYGTLVLLKAKGTLEKRLAEQGVQVQWTEFPGGPQLLEGLNVGSIDFGVTGETPPVFAQAAGADLLYVAYEPPAPHSEAILVPKGSPIQSVKDLKGKKVALNKGSNVHYLLVRALEDAGLKYSDIQPVYLPPADARAAFERGSVDAWVIWDPYQAAAEKQLQAHTLRDGKGLVDNHQFYLATRNYATQHPAVINTLIEEVRAVGQWSQANPQEVTDQVAPLLGLPADITLTSVKRQGYGAAPLTPEVVAAQQKIADTFQALKLIPKPLSVKDVIWTPPAKVASAP; from the coding sequence ATGCGCACAGTCTTCTTGCGTCGCGGTCTGGTCGCCCTGTTTGCGGCGGCTGTGTCCTTCGGCGCCATCACCCAAGCCCAGGCCGAGAGCCTGCGTATCGGTTACCAGAAATACGGCACCCTGGTGCTGCTCAAGGCCAAGGGCACACTGGAAAAGCGCCTGGCCGAGCAGGGCGTGCAGGTGCAATGGACCGAGTTCCCCGGCGGCCCGCAGTTGCTTGAGGGGCTGAACGTCGGCTCCATCGATTTTGGCGTCACCGGTGAAACCCCGCCGGTGTTCGCCCAGGCCGCCGGTGCCGACCTGCTGTACGTCGCCTACGAGCCGCCAGCGCCGCACAGCGAGGCGATCCTGGTGCCGAAGGGCTCGCCGATCCAGTCGGTCAAAGACCTCAAGGGCAAGAAAGTCGCCCTCAACAAAGGCTCCAACGTTCACTACCTGCTGGTTCGCGCCCTGGAAGACGCCGGCCTGAAATACAGCGACATCCAGCCGGTGTACCTGCCCCCGGCCGACGCCCGCGCCGCCTTCGAACGCGGCAGCGTGGACGCCTGGGTGATCTGGGACCCGTACCAGGCTGCCGCCGAGAAACAGCTGCAGGCTCATACCCTGCGTGACGGCAAGGGCCTGGTCGACAACCATCAGTTCTACCTGGCCACCCGCAACTACGCGACCCAGCACCCGGCGGTGATCAACACCCTGATCGAAGAAGTGCGTGCCGTAGGTCAATGGTCCCAGGCCAACCCGCAGGAAGTGACCGACCAGGTCGCGCCGCTGCTCGGCCTGCCTGCCGACATCACCCTGACCTCGGTCAAGCGCCAAGGCTACGGTGCCGCGCCGCTCACCCCGGAAGTGGTAGCCGCGCAACAGAAGATCGCCGACACGTTCCAGGCACTGAAGCTGATTCCCAAGCCGCTGAGCGTCAAGGACGTGATCTGGACACCCCCGGCCAAGGTCGCCAGTGCGCCTTGA
- the ssuC gene encoding aliphatic sulfonate ABC transporter permease SsuC, whose amino-acid sequence MSRATSNNLGQRLAPWALPVLLLAAWQLAVSAGWLSTRILPAPSAVVSAGVELVRSGEIWTHLAISGWRAGLGFVIGGSIGLVLGFITGLSNWGERLLDSSVQMIRNVPHLALIPLVILWFGIDESAKIFLVALGTLFPIYLNTYHGIRNVDPALVEMARSYGLSGFSLFRQVILPGALPSILVGVRFALGFMWLTLIVAETISANAGIGYLAMNAREFLQTDVVVLAIVLYAVLGKLADLAARGLERVWLRWHPAYQVAKKEGA is encoded by the coding sequence ATGAGTCGTGCAACTTCCAACAACCTTGGCCAGCGCCTGGCGCCATGGGCGCTGCCGGTACTGCTGCTGGCTGCCTGGCAGCTGGCGGTCAGCGCCGGCTGGCTGTCGACGCGCATCCTGCCCGCGCCCAGCGCCGTGGTCAGCGCCGGCGTCGAGCTGGTGCGCAGCGGCGAGATCTGGACCCACCTGGCCATCAGTGGCTGGCGTGCCGGGCTGGGCTTCGTCATCGGTGGCAGCATCGGCCTGGTGCTGGGCTTCATCACCGGCCTGTCGAACTGGGGCGAACGCCTGCTCGACAGCTCGGTGCAGATGATCCGCAACGTGCCGCACCTGGCGCTGATCCCGCTGGTGATCCTGTGGTTCGGTATCGACGAGTCGGCAAAGATCTTCCTGGTCGCGCTGGGCACGCTGTTCCCGATCTACCTGAACACCTACCACGGCATCCGCAACGTCGACCCGGCGCTGGTGGAGATGGCGCGCAGCTATGGCTTGTCCGGCTTCAGCCTGTTCCGCCAGGTGATCCTGCCCGGGGCATTGCCTTCGATCCTGGTAGGCGTGCGCTTTGCCCTGGGCTTCATGTGGCTGACCCTGATCGTTGCCGAAACCATTTCGGCCAATGCCGGCATCGGTTACCTGGCGATGAACGCCCGTGAGTTCCTGCAGACCGATGTGGTGGTGCTGGCCATCGTCCTGTATGCGGTGCTCGGCAAGCTTGCCGACCTCGCCGCCCGCGGCCTGGAGCGTGTGTGGCTGCGCTGGCACCCGGCCTATCAAGTGGCGAAGAAGGAGGGCGCATGA
- the ssuD gene encoding FMNH2-dependent alkanesulfonate monooxygenase: MSLNIFWFLPTHGDGKYLGTSDGARAVDHGYLQQIAQAADRLGFGGVLIPTGRSCEDSWLVAASLIPVTQRLKFLVALRPGIISPTVAARQAATLDRLSNGRALFNLVTGGDPDELAGDGLHLNHQERYEASVEFTRIWRKVLEGEVVDYDGKHIQVKGAKLLYPPIQQPRPPLYFGGSSEAAQDLAAEQVELYLTWGEPPSAVAEKIAQVREKAAAQGREVRFGIRLHVIVRETNEEAWAAADKLISHLDDDTIARAQASLARFDSVGQQRMAALHNGNRDKLEVSPNLWAGVGLVRGGAGTALVGDGPTVAARVKEYAELGIDTFIFSGYPHLEESYRVAELLFPHLDVQRPEQAKTGGYVSPFGEMVANDILPKSVAQS; this comes from the coding sequence ATGAGCCTTAACATCTTCTGGTTCCTTCCTACCCACGGTGACGGCAAGTACCTGGGCACCTCCGATGGCGCGCGTGCCGTCGACCATGGCTACCTGCAGCAGATCGCCCAGGCGGCCGACCGGCTCGGCTTTGGTGGCGTGCTGATCCCTACCGGGCGCTCCTGCGAGGACTCCTGGCTGGTCGCGGCATCGTTGATCCCGGTGACCCAGCGCCTGAAGTTCCTGGTCGCCCTGCGCCCCGGGATCATTTCGCCGACCGTGGCGGCACGCCAGGCAGCAACCCTTGATCGCCTGTCCAACGGCCGCGCGCTGTTCAACCTGGTGACCGGTGGCGACCCGGACGAGTTGGCCGGTGACGGCCTGCACCTGAACCATCAGGAACGTTATGAAGCCTCTGTGGAGTTCACCCGTATCTGGCGCAAGGTGCTGGAAGGCGAGGTGGTCGACTACGACGGCAAGCACATCCAGGTGAAGGGCGCCAAGCTGCTCTACCCGCCGATCCAGCAACCACGCCCGCCACTGTATTTCGGCGGTTCCTCCGAAGCCGCACAGGACCTGGCCGCCGAGCAGGTCGAGCTGTACCTGACCTGGGGCGAGCCGCCGAGTGCGGTCGCTGAAAAAATTGCCCAGGTGCGTGAGAAAGCCGCCGCCCAGGGCCGCGAAGTGCGCTTCGGTATCCGCCTGCACGTGATCGTGCGGGAAACCAACGAAGAAGCCTGGGCCGCTGCCGACAAGCTGATCTCGCACCTGGACGACGACACCATCGCTCGCGCCCAGGCCTCGCTGGCGCGCTTCGACTCGGTCGGCCAGCAACGCATGGCCGCCCTGCACAACGGCAACCGTGACAAGCTGGAAGTCAGCCCCAACCTGTGGGCCGGTGTCGGCCTGGTGCGTGGTGGTGCCGGTACCGCGCTGGTGGGGGATGGCCCGACCGTCGCGGCGCGGGTCAAGGAATACGCCGAGCTGGGCATCGATACCTTCATCTTCTCCGGCTACCCGCACCTGGAAGAGTCGTACCGGGTGGCCGAGCTGCTGTTCCCGCACCTGGATGTGCAACGCCCGGAGCAAGCCAAGACCGGTGGTTATGTGAGCCCGTTTGGCGAAATGGTGGCCAACGACATCCTGCCCAAGTCCGTTGCGCAGAGCTGA
- a CDS encoding TetR/AcrR family transcriptional regulator: protein MTRTATPRKPRASSQARIEAILAAARELLAELGVASLSIYSVAERAQIPPSSVYHFFASVPALLEALTADVHRAFREALSAPIDSSAFNTWHELSRLIEQRMLDIYNEDAAARQLILAQHGLSEVVQADRQHDMELGDLMHKLFDQHFHLPVMPADVDVFALAMELSDRVYARSVQLHEAITPRMAEEGKRVFEAYLGLYLPPFLAKRSS from the coding sequence ATGACCCGCACTGCCACCCCGCGCAAGCCGCGCGCCAGCAGCCAGGCCAGGATCGAGGCGATCCTGGCGGCTGCACGCGAGTTGCTGGCCGAGCTGGGGGTGGCGAGCCTGTCGATCTACAGCGTGGCCGAGCGCGCGCAGATTCCACCGTCGTCGGTGTACCACTTCTTCGCCAGCGTACCGGCGCTGCTGGAGGCGTTGACGGCCGATGTACACCGGGCCTTCCGTGAAGCGCTGAGCGCGCCGATCGACAGCAGTGCGTTCAACACCTGGCACGAACTGTCACGGCTGATCGAGCAGCGCATGCTGGATATCTACAACGAGGACGCCGCGGCGCGGCAACTGATCCTGGCCCAGCATGGCCTGAGCGAAGTGGTGCAGGCCGACCGGCAGCACGACATGGAACTGGGCGACTTGATGCACAAGTTGTTCGACCAGCACTTTCATCTGCCAGTGATGCCGGCGGATGTGGATGTGTTTGCCCTGGCCATGGAGTTGAGTGACCGGGTGTATGCGCGGTCGGTGCAGCTGCATGAGGCGATCACCCCACGCATGGCCGAGGAAGGCAAGCGAGTGTTCGAGGCGTATCTGGGGTTGTATCTGCCGCCATTTCTGGCCAAGCGTTCCAGCTGA
- a CDS encoding TOBE domain-containing protein codes for MTIKAINVRNQFKGTVKEILEGPVLSEIDVQTASGIVTSVITTRSVRELELQVGSEVIAFVKSTEVSIAKL; via the coding sequence ATGACCATCAAAGCCATCAACGTTCGCAACCAGTTCAAAGGCACCGTGAAGGAAATCCTGGAAGGCCCGGTACTGTCGGAAATCGACGTGCAGACCGCCTCGGGCATCGTCACTTCGGTCATCACCACCCGCTCCGTGCGCGAGCTGGAGCTACAGGTGGGCAGTGAAGTGATTGCCTTCGTGAAGTCGACTGAAGTGTCCATCGCCAAGCTGTGA
- the ssuE gene encoding NADPH-dependent FMN reductase, with the protein MLVVSIGGSPSTRSRSGVLLERSRQWLQDRGVEVVTFQVRDFPAEDLLHARFDSPQVQHFQQLVAQADGLIVATPVYKASFAGALKTLLDLLPERALAHKIVLPIATGGSIAHMLAVDYALKPVLSALKAQETLQGIFADDSQVAYAEGSRPAQLVAALEERLQDALETFHVALARRPRPVAPGVLNERLISARWSI; encoded by the coding sequence ATGCTGGTCGTCTCAATCGGTGGTAGCCCCAGTACCCGTTCACGCTCCGGCGTGCTGCTGGAGCGTTCTCGCCAGTGGCTGCAGGACCGTGGCGTCGAGGTAGTGACATTCCAGGTACGTGACTTTCCCGCCGAAGACCTGCTGCACGCCCGATTCGACAGCCCGCAGGTGCAGCACTTCCAGCAGCTGGTGGCCCAGGCCGATGGCCTGATCGTCGCCACGCCGGTTTACAAGGCCTCGTTCGCCGGTGCCCTGAAAACCTTGCTCGACCTGCTGCCCGAACGCGCCCTGGCACACAAGATCGTGTTGCCGATCGCCACCGGCGGCAGCATCGCCCACATGCTGGCGGTGGATTACGCACTGAAACCCGTGCTGTCGGCACTCAAGGCGCAAGAGACCCTGCAAGGGATCTTCGCCGACGACAGCCAGGTCGCCTACGCAGAAGGCTCCAGGCCCGCGCAGCTGGTAGCGGCGCTGGAAGAACGCCTGCAGGACGCGCTGGAAACCTTCCACGTTGCACTGGCCCGTCGGCCGCGCCCCGTGGCCCCCGGCGTATTGAACGAACGCCTGATCAGTGCTCGCTGGAGCATCTGA